Part of the uncultured Desulfobacter sp. genome, AAGGATAGAATATCCAGGAGCATTTTATCACATCACTGCCCAAGGGAATGCCCGGGCATCTTTTTTTTAGATAATACAGACTGGATCTTCAATCAGATTGATTCCAATAACGGCCATGGGCCGACCTGGTCTATCATGACCCAGGCTTCGACCCACAACGAAGAATGAAAGAATTCAATAAGTTATCAAACTCTTTCATATAAAAAAAATCCCAATGATGATTAAACTGTCTTAAAACGCTTTTCTACGCCTTACACTGGCCGTCGCCTGCGTTGCCATGCGGCAACCAGGAGACCTGATGCCAGGAGTATCAGACTTCCGGGCAGAGGGACGGAGGAGACCCCGGAGACGGCAATCAGTTGTCCCGATCCTGTGGCAAAGTCATAGGAAATACCGCCAAGGTAGTCGTTTCCGTCCAGATCTGCCAGGTAATAGAGGTTCATATCGCCGCAGACATTTATAATCTGCCCCTGGGCGTTAAATTTGATACCGGTAATGATTTCGGTGTAAAAGGCCGTGCTTTGGCTGTCTTCATTGCCGTCTAAAAGAAAAAGCATCTCCACGTCATCACCAAGGGTTAAGTTTCCCCAGGCAAAATTATCATTAAATCCGTCAAGGGGCGACGCCGTCGCCACGCCTGCCGAAAACAAATTGTGAACGCCGTTGTCACCACCTGTGAACGTCAGCATGACGTTGATGGTGTCCCACTCGGTGGTCCGGGTACTGTAATTGACAAAGTCTCCTGCGATGAAAAAGCGCGCCAACGCCTCCGGGTCGGACCCGCCAGCAACAAGGGCACCGTTTTCATCCACTGTGACATTGTCCATATAGGTGTCGCCTTGGTCGCTGTAAAACGTACCCTGTTCCAGATAATCGCCCTTAAAATGTACCTCACCACCGTTGTTGAGGATGGTTCCCGCGTTGGTTGTGTTGCCCCGGACGGTTGACCGGCCCTGGGTGAATTCCATTTCACCGGTGTTGGAGAGTGTGGACGCTGCAATGTCACCATTACCGGCCATCCGCCCGGTATTGACGATGGCGCTGCTGCTGTCCAACGTACCGGATACCAGGGACAAAGTCCCGTCTATCCGTACATCCCCGCCGGTATGGGTGTGGGTTCCCGAAAGGGTATAGCGGCTGTTTTTTCCCACGGCCACTTTCCCAGTGGTGGCAACGGCCTGGGTCACCTTGAGGTTGGCCCCCGGGCCGTCCAAGGCATCCAGGGTGGTTTCGCCGCCGCTGCCGGCGGGTATCCGGGCGCCGTCAAATGTGCTGCTGCCGATGAAAAGATCTGAAAATTGATTGGTTGCCCCTTTGAGCGTCGTGGTGCCGCCGGCAAAATATCCTTTCCAGCCAGCGGCAGTGGTAGATGTGATGCCGTCATTCATGGTCAGATTGAAGTCCTGGTCCACGCCGGAAAGGTCTGCAGTGCCGTCCATGTTTGCGACATAACCAAAGGTCAAAAATGAATTGTGCTCGGTGGTGGTGCTGTTGATAATGCCGCCGTTGACGGATGCGCCGTTCAACAGGTGTACCACGTTTTGGGTGTAGTACGCCTGTGGTTCTACGGTTTCGTCTTCTTCTGTTCCCGGCAGAATGAAGATACCGGGCCAGGAGAAATAGACAGGAACGTCGGAGTTCAACGCATATCCGTCCGGGCCGGTAGAGGAAAGTAAACCGGTAAGATAGACGACATTCCCCCCGCCGCTAAGCCGGATTCCATCGGCGGCCTCTCCTGAGGTTTCAAGGGTTCCGGATACATTGATGATATTCTTGTTTCCCGTTAACAGGACATGGGCCTGGCTTCCGGATGTTCCGGCATAACCGGAAAGGGTAACGGATGCGTCGGCACCTGCGTCAATCGCCGTGGCTCCTTCTCCCCATGTAGAGATGCTTCCGGAAATGGAAGCGAAATTACTGCCGGCGTTCAGGCCACGGCCCTCTTTCCCGTAAGTTACAATACTGCCGGATAAATTAATCCTGTCTGCCGTATCAACTGCATAGCCATAGTTGCCATGGGTTTTGACGCTGCCTGATATATTGATCTCTTCGGTCTGTTCTGTAACAATCGCATAATTGCCGTCGGTTTCAATTGATCCAGAAACGGTAATGGATGTTACATCCAGGGCATTAATTCCGAAACTGTTTCCGGTTACATTTATATCTCCTGAAATATTGACCTCATCTGCGTAAAAAGCCAGGATTCCTGCCCCGCCGAAGCCCTCATGATTGATAGTCCCCGATACAGTTATTGTGCCTGTGCCGCGGCTGTAAATGCTTTGTGTATAATCCCCACAGGTAGATATATTGCCGGCCATGTCAATGGTTGTCGGCCCTTTGGTGTAAATGGCCGAGGCATCCTCTCCAAAAGTTTCAATGACACCGGTATCCGTAATTTCAATGGTGCGGCCCGAATCAGCGAAAATACCGTCGGCTTCTTCTCCTTCGGTGATGACGGCACCGGACAATGTAATGTAGTTGTTGCCCCCGCCTGCATGAATCCCGCCGGACCCTTCTCCTTGTGTATGGAGCCGGCCGTCTACTGTTATCTGATTATCGCTGTTGATAATCACGGCCTCTGATTCACGGCCGCAGGTGTTAATCTCCCCTGAAATATCAATGACATTGCCGTCACCTACATGCATCCCGCCGGCATAGTGCCCAAAGGTTTCTATGGTCCCGTCAACGGTAATGGTGTTAAAATTATCAGCTTTAATTCCGGATACCCTGGTTTGCCCTAATGGATACATAATCAAGCCGCCGTCGCCCCAAGAGGTGTTCCCCCGGTCATAGGGCGGACCGGTGCCGCTACCCTCAGTAATAATGTTGCCGGACATCTTGATGGTATTGCAGTTACTGACCCGAATGGCGTCTGAACCGGTTCCGGATGAACTGATGGACCCCGAGACATTGATGGTATTATCCGTGCCGGCGTATATGCCTGCGGAACGCTGGCCACCCAAGGGATCGTATGATTCGGAAGCGGTGATCTCCACAGTGCCTGTCACGGTGATATAGTTGTCCAGGTTAACGACAATCCCGGCACCATTCGTGCCCGAAGCATTGATAGCCCCGGATATATCAATGAGGTTGTTCCGGTTGGCATAGATACCTGTCCCACCGGTTGATGCCAGGCTCCCGCTCATTTGTATTTCATTATTATCATTGACATGAATACCGCTTATAAAATTGCCCGATGTGGACAGGGTGCCGTTCTGGGAAATATAATTGTTATTATCCGCCCGGATGCCGCACACGGAGTCTGTGGAGAGCCGTGCGCCTGCGCTGATGGACACGATGTTTGATGCCCCGTTGTCAAGCGGCCCATTGCCGGTTAGGCCGAATATATCATCATCTCTCTCGTCGCCTTTGATGCGGATGCCCGCTCCGGAAAAATAATCCCACGCCAGGGTGTTTTCAACAAAGCTTCCGGATTCAAGAATGATGGTATTTCCGCCTTCTCCTGTTCCGCCGGCATATATGGCAAAGGAATTCAGTCCCGCTGCGGTTATGGAACCGCCGGCCTGAACGGTCAGGGTTTCATTTTCTCCAAGTATAAAAGGGTTTTCCGGATGGGTGATGCTGCCGTTGGTGCCTGTTGTCTCATCTGAAATCAATATGTCGGCATTCAGGCGGCCCGGGCGGACCAGAAAAACGGCAATGAGTAAACACCCTGAAACGATTAGGGACAACCGGGCGACTTGATGGCGGGCTGAAACAGGCAGAAACATTTCCGACTCCTTTACACACAGGCAAAACAAAAGATTTACATTGGTCCTCGGGCTATCATCACCAGTATAAATACGCCCTGCCGCATCACCGGAAACGACAAACGTAAAATCCAGCTCATACTTTTTTTTTCAGGCAAGGTCAATCAGGAAATCTCAGCCCCCCCTACTTAGTTGTCTTAAAAATTTGGGAAGCCCCCCCAGATCTAAATAAAGCCGGTAGCCGATGTTATGAACAAGCCCGCCCCCCCCAATATGTAAAAAAAGTTCCTTTGTTAAGAAAAAAAATTCACAACCTTTTCGCCAAATATTAAAGAAAAATCGCCAAACGGCTTAATGTAAAGGCATGTTGCGAATTCAACAAATAAAATGAAAAAATAGTTATGATTTATTGATAAATCCGGCCCCATGCGGCATTTCGTAAACCCTTTAAAGCGGTATAAAAGTTGCAAACTCATTCACAATCTCATCAATTAATATTTTTTTGGGGGGGGTTAGACATGCAGTGGCGTATGCTGACAAAGGGTTTTCAACGTATTGGGTTATGTGTTTGCATCAGTTTCATCGTAAATTTTTCAGGGAGCATCTTTGCACAGGATTTAGGTGTAGAAAATGTTTCCGTGTTTCCCCTTCAGGGGAAAGCCGGCGATGCCGTCACGCTGACGGCCGAAATAAAAAATTATTCAGGGATGGCATTCTCCATTCAGTATGGTTGGTTTTTATCTTCTGATGCCGATATCGATCAAGCAGAAGATATGGCCCTGGGAGACATCATAACCGATTATAGGCATCTGTATCAGAATCAGAGCCTGACGGTTTCAACGTCGGTAACGCTCCCGGCGTTCTTTGATGCCGAAACCCCCTCTTATATCGGACTTATCCTTGATCCGAACAATCTTTATGATGAAAATCCGGACAACAATATCGGCAGCACGATGTTCACCTATACCGGCACGCCTCCCGGCACCATCAGCGATCCTCCCGGGGACAATTATCTGGATGCAGTTTGTGTCGGCACCGGTATAACAGACGGCAACTTGAACATTAAAATTACGTTTGCCGGTCCGCCCGGCAGTATGATCTCGCTCATTATGGGGATGGACCTGGATCAGAACCCATATACGACCGGCACCCATACGACGCTTCCAGGAACGGAAGCCATGGTGTCTCTTGTGTTTGAAAAGCTGACGCAATCGTCGGTTGTCTCCCTTCAGACGAATGCGGGGACATATTCCCTGGCGAATGCCGTCCTTTCCGACAACACGCTCTCCTTCACCATCCCGCTATCGCTTGTGGGAAACAATGACGCAATGGATCTTTTCTGGGCACTGGATCATTCTGCCTCCCCAACCGCAGATTTCGACAGAATTCCGGATATCGGGGTTTTTGCGCTTGATACCCGGGAGGTTGTCGTGCGGCAGCCGGGTGATTCAACTATTCACGTTCAGGTCTCAGATCCCGTCGCCCAGCCCGGAGAAGATGAATTTCCCGATATTATTCACATGGCGGCTGACGTATGTGGTGATCAGTTGCACATGATTCTGACCTTTAACCATGGGGTTGATGTCATGGATATGCCGGCCACCAGCGAAGGCCTGTTTGTGTGGGTGGATATGGACAGCGATGCCGACCTCTCCACCGGATTTGCAAATACGGGCCGGACGCCGCCGTCCATGGGGATAGACCACAGGCTGACACTCCAGATAGACGATCTTGCGGGCGTTGTTCCCAAACTGCTTTATGATTCCGATGGTGACGGTGATCCGGAGACGAGAATTATGGGGCTGCCGGTTAATGATATGTTCATGCGGCTTAAAGATAATCAGATTATTCTGCGTATACCTCTGGTCTATCTGGGATACGGGGATGGCGCCGGTGCGCTGGCCGTTACCACCCTCAACAGCCGGGATATTCTGGGCGGCACCATTGATCGGCTGCCGGAAAGCGGAGCCTGGGATCTTCAGCAGGATTCTCTTTTGGTCCGGCAGGCTTGTGGGGCCAATATTCGAAGTATAAAAGATCCGGCCGACGATTCTCTTTATGGTGCCGGCGGATGGGACAATGATGAACTGGTGAATGCCCGGATCTGTTTAGGAGATGATGCGATTATTTTTTCCATTGATTATGAAAGCTATCTGCTGAGTAATGACGGGGCCACACTCATTTTCCTGGATACAGACCAAAATCCGGCCACCGGCCAATCTACCCCAAATTTGGCAGGAAACCTCACCCTGGGGGCGGACTATATTCTGCGCACCTACTGGAATGATATTAAACTGCGCCAGGAAACGTATCTGTTTAAAATGGTGCCGCCGGAACAGGTTTATACGGTGACCCAGCTTGCCACCCCGACCCAGGCCGATCGGCTTTATCTGACGCTGCCCCTGGATCTCCTAGGGTCTCCCGGCACCGCTGTGGATATCCTTATCCGAACAGCGTCATGGGGCGGTGGCGGCTCCGGCATCCTGCTTTCCAACGATGATCTGCCCAATACCACCGTTGTCGGTTTTTCCGTGCAGCCGGACCTTATACCCGGGGACCTTAACGGCGACAACGCTGTGGACGGCAGGGATCTGGCCGTGTGGATTCAAAATCCCGGGATTATGGCGCTTGTCGACCTGGCAGCAAGTTTCGGGCAAACCGGCGGATAGGGGCCTGACGGCGGCTACCGCCTTTGGGGTCGGACTAAACAAAAACATCAACGTATGGAATCAGAAAAGGAAAAGATCATGAAATTTACATTTGCCGGCGTATCCGTTGCATTGTTATGTTTTTTAAATTTGAGCCTTTCCCCCGCAAATGCGGATGATACGGATCTGGATGTCACTTACATCCAACGGTTGCCGCAGTATGACTATGATGCAGAAAAAAACACCCCGGCGCCCGGAGACACGGTTACCTTTCACGGACATATCAGGTATTGGGGGGATGAGGATCTTACGGAAGTGGCTTATACCTGGGCCATGGACAATATTGTTGTTGGCAGCGGTACATTGACCGACCTTCAACCGGGACGGGAGTATATTGTCACCCGGCAATGGGATTTTGAGGCCGGAGCTCACAGCATCAAGCTGACCGTTGATCCTGAAAACCGGGTCAGCGAATTGAGCGAAACCAACAATGCCGTTGAAGACCGGACAGATGCCCTTATTGTCGGATTCTGGGTGGAGCAAACGGTTTACGACTATTTTCACCAATACCAGCAGGCGCTGGGGGTGGGTGCCAACTCCTGGGAAGACTGGGCGCAAAGGCAGATTTCAAGATGGAATACCATGTGCGCCCAAGCGGTATGGCCCTCTTCTCCGGACGGGGTAATAGACCGGTTCCGGCTGGGCAAAATCGTGGTGGTATCGGACGGTTCCCTTCCCCTTAACGGCGGCATTGCGACCAACCACCCGGACATGACGGACAAAACCGTAGACCTGATGTGGGGCTTTCCATACACGACGGGCATGATCGAATTTTATTCCGACCACACAACAATTGATGACGGCAACCCTTTTTATATTGAAAAATCCCTGCTCCATGAATTAGGGCATGCCCGGTATCTGATCGACAATTACGGGTTTGACGTTCACAATACCGACAGCCATCATGCCGTCCGGATCTACGAGGGCGACATCTATGTTGCCGGCAGTGAATATATGCCCTTTGTGGCCTATGATGAGGTGCTTTATTACAATACCAGCGGCGGTGTCATGACCGGGCCCTATGAATTTGCCTGGTCACCCTATGAGGCTGCGGCGCTAAACCGCATCGCCGGCCTGCGGGCCACCTGTGGCAATTACAATGCGCCCTGCAATATCGGTGCGTTTTTACAGGACCTGCCGGAGAACAATCATATTCTTATCGTGGACAAGGCGGGTTTGCCGATGCCCGGCGCGGATGTTTTGATCTATAACGCCACCGGCAACGGCTCGGACTGGTACGGCAAAACCATAGACAACACCCCGGACCAATCCTATACAGCCGATGATGACGGTTACATCCATCTGCCCCGTAATCCCTTCAACCCAGGTGGACAGATCATTCATACCTATGGCCATGCCAACGGCACCATGGTGCTTCGTATCGCGCATTCGGATCATGTCTGGTATCGTTTTCAGGAAGTGGCGGACTACAATATGGAATATTGGAAAGGCAACACCCAAGATGCCTATTATACAATCGCCACTGACCTGGTCCCGGTGCAGACCTGCCCGCCGGCCGACATGGCAGAGAACAAC contains:
- a CDS encoding PEP-CTERM sorting domain-containing protein, with the protein product MFLPVSARHQVARLSLIVSGCLLIAVFLVRPGRLNADILISDETTGTNGSITHPENPFILGENETLTVQAGGSITAAGLNSFAIYAGGTGEGGNTIILESGSFVENTLAWDYFSGAGIRIKGDERDDDIFGLTGNGPLDNGASNIVSISAGARLSTDSVCGIRADNNNYISQNGTLSTSGNFISGIHVNDNNEIQMSGSLASTGGTGIYANRNNLIDISGAINASGTNGAGIVVNLDNYITVTGTVEITASESYDPLGGQRSAGIYAGTDNTINVSGSISSSGTGSDAIRVSNCNTIKMSGNIITEGSGTGPPYDRGNTSWGDGGLIMYPLGQTRVSGIKADNFNTITVDGTIETFGHYAGGMHVGDGNVIDISGEINTCGRESEAVIINSDNQITVDGRLHTQGEGSGGIHAGGGNNYITLSGAVITEGEEADGIFADSGRTIEITDTGVIETFGEDASAIYTKGPTTIDMAGNISTCGDYTQSIYSRGTGTITVSGTINHEGFGGAGILAFYADEVNISGDINVTGNSFGINALDVTSITVSGSIETDGNYAIVTEQTEEINISGSVKTHGNYGYAVDTADRINLSGSIVTYGKEGRGLNAGSNFASISGSISTWGEGATAIDAGADASVTLSGYAGTSGSQAHVLLTGNKNIINVSGTLETSGEAADGIRLSGGGNVVYLTGLLSSTGPDGYALNSDVPVYFSWPGIFILPGTEEDETVEPQAYYTQNVVHLLNGASVNGGIINSTTTEHNSFLTFGYVANMDGTADLSGVDQDFNLTMNDGITSTTAAGWKGYFAGGTTTLKGATNQFSDLFIGSSTFDGARIPAGSGGETTLDALDGPGANLKVTQAVATTGKVAVGKNSRYTLSGTHTHTGGDVRIDGTLSLVSGTLDSSSAIVNTGRMAGNGDIAASTLSNTGEMEFTQGRSTVRGNTTNAGTILNNGGEVHFKGDYLEQGTFYSDQGDTYMDNVTVDENGALVAGGSDPEALARFFIAGDFVNYSTRTTEWDTINVMLTFTGGDNGVHNLFSAGVATASPLDGFNDNFAWGNLTLGDDVEMLFLLDGNEDSQSTAFYTEIITGIKFNAQGQIINVCGDMNLYYLADLDGNDYLGGISYDFATGSGQLIAVSGVSSVPLPGSLILLASGLLVAAWQRRRRPV
- a CDS encoding CARDB domain-containing protein, whose translation is MKFTFAGVSVALLCFLNLSLSPANADDTDLDVTYIQRLPQYDYDAEKNTPAPGDTVTFHGHIRYWGDEDLTEVAYTWAMDNIVVGSGTLTDLQPGREYIVTRQWDFEAGAHSIKLTVDPENRVSELSETNNAVEDRTDALIVGFWVEQTVYDYFHQYQQALGVGANSWEDWAQRQISRWNTMCAQAVWPSSPDGVIDRFRLGKIVVVSDGSLPLNGGIATNHPDMTDKTVDLMWGFPYTTGMIEFYSDHTTIDDGNPFYIEKSLLHELGHARYLIDNYGFDVHNTDSHHAVRIYEGDIYVAGSEYMPFVAYDEVLYYNTSGGVMTGPYEFAWSPYEAAALNRIAGLRATCGNYNAPCNIGAFLQDLPENNHILIVDKAGLPMPGADVLIYNATGNGSDWYGKTIDNTPDQSYTADDDGYIHLPRNPFNPGGQIIHTYGHANGTMVLRIAHSDHVWYRFQEVADYNMEYWKGNTQDAYYTIATDLVPVQTCPPADMAENNAENWEGWAEGGIDGESYFENDTNRTAPWSTGLASVKFVTDGAFDTYLRYPGAYEAQWDLSEVDYLYISVYAENPSAYNFQEGPAVRLVDQDGSYFEYNFYENGGVKTLINDAVGQWIMLEIPLDAPEDPEEGWGRSRVGTPDLAGIRYLEIHADTWDSGFTLWIDDTYFDPQPSCCPADLDNDRDVDGKDLALLAADLTAVNLNDFAQDFGKAACP